The following coding sequences are from one Acidobacteriota bacterium window:
- the hisA gene encoding 1-(5-phosphoribosyl)-5-[(5-phosphoribosylamino)methylideneamino]imidazole-4-carboxamide isomerase yields MRIIPAIDIINGECVRLTEGDFATKRAYGDPVSAARRFAAAGASRLHVVDLEGAKEGRVVNWKSLSAILALDSIEVQAGGGVRTAEDASRLLGLGAKRIVVGSIAIRSPHLFEEWIKQFGPESFCVAVDVKHGVLVSQAWLVQEPVPLAEVVNRVKDLGVQTLLCTDVMRDGKLAGPNVDLYRQLVGEFPSLRWIASGGVRSRDDLMELQKTKVYGVVLGKALHDGTLDASDLAEFLC; encoded by the coding sequence ATGCGAATCATTCCGGCAATAGACATAATCAATGGAGAGTGCGTCAGGCTGACGGAAGGCGACTTCGCAACCAAGCGGGCTTACGGTGATCCGGTGTCCGCGGCCCGGCGTTTTGCCGCGGCGGGCGCAAGCCGGCTGCACGTGGTAGACCTTGAAGGCGCAAAAGAAGGACGGGTCGTCAACTGGAAGTCGCTATCCGCCATCCTGGCGCTCGACAGCATTGAGGTTCAGGCCGGCGGCGGAGTCAGAACGGCAGAGGATGCCTCGCGGCTCCTGGGCCTGGGCGCGAAGAGAATAGTAGTCGGGAGCATTGCGATCAGATCCCCGCACCTGTTCGAGGAGTGGATCAAACAATTCGGTCCCGAAAGTTTCTGCGTTGCAGTTGACGTCAAGCACGGCGTGCTGGTCTCCCAAGCTTGGCTCGTCCAAGAGCCGGTTCCTCTTGCCGAGGTGGTAAACCGCGTGAAAGATCTCGGCGTTCAGACGCTCCTCTGCACTGACGTAATGCGAGACGGCAAGCTCGCCGGCCCAAACGTCGATTTGTATAGGCAACTAGTCGGCGAATTCCCCTCGCTTCGATGGATAGCTTCGGGCGGCGTGCGCTCCAGGGATGATTTGATGGAACTCCAAAAGACAAAGGTTTACGGCGTTGTGCTGGGCAAGGCTCTGCATGACGGCACGCTAGACGCCAGCGATCTTGCGGAGTTCTTATGTTGA